One Candidatus Obscuribacterales bacterium DNA window includes the following coding sequences:
- the lipA gene encoding lipoyl synthase: protein MNVTVKPEWLRVKAPQWQRVGSVKDTLRDLGLNTVCEEASCPNIGECFHHGTATFLIMGPACTRACPYCDIDFEKKPQALDPTEPTRLAEAVRRLGLNHVVITSVNRDDLPDGGASQFIGCIEAVRALSPKTTIEVLIPDLCANWEALATLLSARPEVLNHNTETIPRLYRRVRPQGDYDRSLDLLRRSRQIAPWLYTKSGIMVGLGETDEEVRQVMRDLRSVDCDILTIGQYLQPSQKHLGVQDFVTPEQFDAWREFGESIGFLQVVSSPLTRSSYHAEQVQALMKLYPRAGSVAGAIAD, encoded by the coding sequence GTGAACGTGACAGTAAAGCCAGAATGGTTACGGGTGAAAGCGCCCCAGTGGCAACGGGTTGGCAGTGTCAAAGACACGCTCCGTGATCTAGGGCTGAATACGGTTTGTGAAGAAGCCTCCTGCCCCAACATTGGCGAATGCTTCCATCACGGTACCGCCACATTTTTGATCATGGGCCCCGCCTGCACCCGTGCTTGCCCCTACTGTGACATTGACTTTGAAAAGAAACCCCAGGCCTTGGATCCCACCGAGCCGACGCGTCTAGCTGAAGCGGTGAGACGTTTGGGGCTCAACCATGTGGTGATTACCTCGGTAAATCGGGATGACCTGCCTGATGGCGGTGCTTCGCAGTTTATCGGCTGCATTGAAGCGGTGCGGGCTTTGTCGCCTAAAACCACCATTGAGGTTTTAATTCCTGATTTGTGCGCCAACTGGGAGGCTCTGGCGACACTGCTGTCTGCCCGCCCAGAGGTGCTGAACCACAATACCGAAACCATTCCTCGCCTCTATCGCCGGGTGCGTCCTCAGGGCGACTACGATCGCTCCCTGGATCTATTGCGGCGATCGCGGCAGATTGCCCCATGGCTCTATACCAAGTCTGGGATTATGGTGGGTCTGGGGGAAACCGATGAAGAGGTGCGGCAGGTGATGCGTGATCTGCGATCGGTGGACTGCGACATTTTGACCATTGGCCAATACCTCCAGCCCAGCCAAAAGCACCTTGGCGTGCAGGACTTTGTCACCCCAGAGCAGTTTGATGCCTGGCGTGAGTTTGGCGAGAGCATTGGTTTCTTGCAGGTTGTATCCTCGCCGCTCACCCGCAGTTCCTACCATGCCGAGCAGGTGCAGGCCCTGATGAAGCTCTATCCGCGGGCTGGTAGTGTAGCTGGGGCGATCGCTGATTAA